A portion of the Macaca nemestrina isolate mMacNem1 chromosome 19, mMacNem.hap1, whole genome shotgun sequence genome contains these proteins:
- the LOC105464681 gene encoding centrin-1 encodes MASSFKKPSAAPTSQKRKLAPKPELTEDQKQEVREAFDLFDADGSGTIDVKELKVAMRALGFEPRKEEMKKMISEVDKEGTGKISFNDFLAVMTQKMSEKDTKEEILKAFRLFDDDETGKISFKNLKRVANELGENLTDEELQEMIDEADRDGDGEVNEEEFLRIMKKTNLY; translated from the coding sequence atggcttccagcttcaagAAGCCCAGCGCCGCCCCCACCAGCCAAAAGAGAAAGTTGGCGCCTAAGCCCGAGCTCACTGAAGATCAGAAGCAAGAAGTTCGGGAAGCGTTTGACCTCTTTGACGCGGACGGAAGCGGGACCATCGACGTGAAAGAGCTGAAGGTGGCCATGAGAGCTCTGGGCTTCGAACCCAGGAAGGAAGAGATGAAGAAGATGATCTCCGAGGTGGACAAGGAAGGCACGGGGAAGATCAGCTTCAATGACTTCCTGGCCGTGATGACTCAGAAGATGTCCGAGAAGGACACCAAAGAAGAAATCCTGAAGGCCTTCAGGCTCTTTGATGACGATGAGACCGGGAAGATCTCGTTCAAAAACCTGAAGCGCGTGGCCAACGAGCTGGGGGAAAACCTCACGGATGAGGAGCTGCAGGAGATGATCGACGAAGCTGATCGGGACGGGGACGGCGAAGTGAATGAGGAGGAGTTCCTTCGGATCATGAAGAAGACCAACCTTTACTGA